In Anaerobranca californiensis DSM 14826, the following are encoded in one genomic region:
- a CDS encoding putative ABC transporter permease subunit, whose translation MNKTLLLTKVLLKNSLSAMFGMGKNKRYSFIMLAIVLVSLAPLYIGLTRFLYVSFDYLAQIGQQGVIISLGIVVTGMLIFFLGIFYIISLFYMAEDIENLLSLPLKTSHILGANFFSVVIYEYITSLFFLLPVLVVYGIKGSSSGLYYLYSIIVFLTLPIIPLSLASIISMVIMRFLNKGKNKDLLKLVGSLLAMVVVLSINFVFQRVSMRFTDMESIINLLIEGNNSLVNLTNKMFPGLSFAASALIRSDNFIGFVHLMAYLAISIVVFVVFLMLGEILYLKGVQGSWESISKKTELTEEQLSKSTRKNSPLKSYISKELKILFRTPAFLLNCVIINFLWPVFIAFPLLASGEGLKEISKLGKIIVENNLQSLTIVIGLGVGIFISATNSIVSTSISREGQNFYINKYIPMSYKRQILGKIIPGIILSTLGLLMILIIVAVVIKLPPILSFLILLSAMVGILFNSMIGLIFDLFSPKLIWDNEQKAVKQNLNPLFHIILSTVVIGVNVFLVVKLDFSSFVVTGSLFVIYLGLSYILYKFLITKGVEVYSNIGE comes from the coding sequence GTGAATAAAACATTGTTGTTAACCAAAGTGCTGTTGAAAAATAGTTTAAGTGCCATGTTTGGCATGGGGAAAAACAAAAGATATTCATTTATTATGCTCGCTATAGTCCTTGTCAGTTTAGCTCCTTTATATATTGGTTTAACCCGCTTTTTATATGTAAGTTTTGATTATTTAGCTCAAATAGGACAACAGGGGGTTATTATTAGTTTAGGGATTGTAGTTACTGGTATGCTCATATTTTTTCTAGGAATTTTTTATATAATTAGTTTGTTTTATATGGCAGAGGATATTGAAAACTTATTATCCCTCCCTTTGAAAACATCCCATATTTTAGGAGCTAACTTTTTCTCTGTAGTTATCTATGAGTATATAACTTCCCTCTTTTTCTTGTTACCGGTACTAGTAGTCTATGGTATTAAAGGATCTTCAAGTGGACTATATTATTTGTATAGTATAATTGTATTTTTGACACTGCCCATCATCCCCCTTTCTTTAGCTTCTATAATTTCTATGGTAATTATGAGGTTTTTGAATAAAGGGAAGAATAAAGACCTATTAAAGTTAGTAGGTAGTTTACTGGCAATGGTAGTGGTACTTAGTATAAATTTTGTTTTCCAAAGGGTGAGTATGAGATTTACAGATATGGAAAGTATTATAAACCTATTGATTGAAGGTAATAATTCCTTAGTTAATTTAACAAATAAAATGTTTCCTGGCTTGAGTTTCGCTGCCTCTGCTTTAATCAGGAGTGATAACTTTATAGGGTTTGTCCATTTAATGGCATATTTAGCCATATCTATTGTTGTTTTTGTAGTGTTTTTAATGTTAGGGGAAATTTTATATTTAAAAGGTGTTCAAGGGTCTTGGGAATCAATTTCTAAAAAAACTGAACTGACAGAAGAGCAATTATCTAAAAGCACTAGAAAAAACTCTCCATTAAAATCCTATATTTCTAAAGAATTGAAAATCCTATTTCGTACTCCAGCCTTTCTGCTAAATTGTGTAATAATCAATTTCCTCTGGCCGGTATTTATTGCTTTTCCACTTTTAGCTTCCGGTGAAGGGTTAAAGGAAATCTCTAAACTGGGAAAAATTATTGTAGAAAATAATTTACAGTCGTTGACAATAGTAATTGGTTTAGGAGTAGGGATTTTCATTTCAGCAACTAACTCCATAGTTTCTACATCAATATCTAGGGAAGGGCAAAACTTTTATATCAACAAATATATTCCTATGTCTTACAAAAGACAAATCTTAGGTAAAATAATACCTGGAATTATTTTATCTACTTTAGGGTTACTGATGATATTAATAATCGTAGCTGTAGTTATTAAACTACCACCAATTTTATCTTTCCTAATTTTACTATCAGCAATGGTTGGAATACTATTTAACTCGATGATAGGATTAATTTTTGATCTCTTTAGTCCAAAATTAATCTGGGATAATGAACAAAAAGCAGTTAAACAAAATCTAAATCCTCTCTTTCACATTATTCTAAGTACGGTAGTTATTGGAGTTAATGTTTTCTTAGTTGTTAAATTAGACTTTTCTTCCTTTGTTGTCACTGGTTCTTTATTCGTTATATATCTTGGTCTAAGCTATATTTTATATAAATTCCTTATCACTAAAGGTGTAGAAGTTTATAGCAACATAGGAGAATAA
- a CDS encoding ABC transporter ATP-binding protein, which produces MIELENISKTYAGTVKAVDNITLTIPKGEIFGFLGPNGAGKTTTIKMITGILKPDGGTIKVNGIDISQNPIEGKKQFGFVPDNPNMFLRLKGIEYLNFMADVYDVSVEERSERIKEMAKRFEMTNALGDKIQSYSHGMRQKIILMGALVHQPPVWILDEPLTGLDPKSSFVLKEMMREHTNKGKTVFFSTHVLDVAEKICDRVAIINKGKILFCGKIEEMQGLLKSNETLEKMFLEMTESE; this is translated from the coding sequence ATGATAGAACTAGAAAATATATCAAAAACATATGCTGGGACAGTAAAAGCTGTAGATAACATTACTTTAACTATACCTAAAGGAGAAATTTTTGGCTTTTTAGGACCTAATGGAGCAGGGAAGACGACGACGATTAAAATGATTACAGGGATTTTAAAACCCGATGGAGGGACTATTAAAGTTAATGGGATAGATATTTCCCAAAATCCCATAGAGGGAAAAAAACAATTCGGCTTTGTACCTGATAATCCTAATATGTTTTTGCGGTTAAAGGGGATTGAATATCTCAATTTTATGGCTGATGTTTATGACGTCTCCGTTGAAGAAAGGTCAGAAAGGATAAAGGAAATGGCTAAACGTTTTGAAATGACCAATGCTTTAGGAGACAAAATTCAAAGTTATTCCCATGGCATGAGACAAAAAATAATATTGATGGGTGCTTTAGTCCATCAACCACCGGTGTGGATACTAGATGAACCCCTTACTGGCCTTGACCCTAAATCATCCTTTGTCTTAAAAGAGATGATGAGGGAACATACCAATAAAGGTAAAACTGTATTCTTCTCTACCCATGTATTAGATGTGGCAGAAAAGATCTGTGATAGGGTGGCAATTATCAACAAAGGGAAAATTTTATTCTGTGGTAAAATAGAAGAAATGCAAGGACTTCTTAAAAGTAATGAAACCTTAGAAAAAATGTTTTTGGAGATGACGGAAAGTGAATAA
- a CDS encoding iron dependent repressor, metal binding and dimerization domain protein, protein MERNNFHTVRGYEGLLKNKNLLTSSMEDYLEMIYRIQKEKGLVRVKTLAEMLNVRDSSVTKMVQKLAAINLINYEKYGIIRLTGEGEEIGEYLLNRHMIVEKFLKIITNDEIKLMDVEMIEHNLDPKLLAHLHQLVLFFENNLDVMEKFCQFKGQNK, encoded by the coding sequence ATGGAAAGAAATAATTTTCACACAGTAAGGGGTTATGAGGGTTTGTTAAAAAACAAAAACTTGTTGACATCTAGTATGGAAGATTATTTAGAGATGATTTATCGTATCCAAAAAGAAAAAGGTCTTGTTAGGGTAAAAACTTTAGCAGAAATGTTAAATGTTAGAGATTCTTCCGTTACTAAGATGGTCCAAAAGTTGGCAGCTATTAATCTTATAAATTATGAAAAGTATGGAATAATTAGGTTGACTGGGGAAGGGGAAGAAATTGGAGAATATTTACTAAATCGCCATATGATAGTGGAAAAATTTTTAAAAATAATAACTAATGATGAAATTAAACTAATGGATGTAGAAATGATAGAACATAACTTAGATCCTAAACTATTAGCCCATTTACATCAATTAGTTCTCTTTTTTGAAAATAACCTTGATGTTATGGAAAAATTTTGCCAGTTTAAAGGACAAAATAAATAG
- a CDS encoding putative manganese transporter, which yields MFLDIFELILDSMEGAFIEVGVFVGAVLLFFGYINFKKSGKFIENIEKSKKYQPIIGGLLGLTPGCGGAIFVMPLFFNGSVTFGTVIATLMSTMGDAAFVMIATKPLDYLIVSALMFIVGVATGYLVDLTPLGDKILKKYRQRMLILNGMRSKNKEAIESPLTSTEKITSNIINYTFWSLITIGLILGILNMMQIDINELFIPNLGLVIGVTGTALSVFIVIKGKRFLRDDTLESEMDKIQSLKQTFTQNALETAFVIMWVLFGYLAYDFLTFGVGGETI from the coding sequence ATGTTTTTAGATATTTTTGAGTTAATATTGGATAGCATGGAAGGTGCTTTTATAGAAGTGGGTGTTTTTGTCGGTGCTGTACTGTTATTTTTCGGATATATAAATTTCAAAAAATCCGGGAAATTTATCGAAAATATCGAGAAATCTAAAAAGTACCAGCCGATAATTGGTGGCCTATTAGGTCTAACCCCTGGCTGTGGTGGAGCAATTTTCGTAATGCCACTATTTTTCAATGGAAGTGTAACCTTTGGTACAGTAATAGCTACCCTTATGAGTACTATGGGCGATGCTGCCTTCGTTATGATAGCAACAAAACCTTTAGACTATCTAATCGTCAGTGCTCTGATGTTCATTGTCGGTGTAGCGACTGGTTATTTAGTAGACCTCACCCCTTTAGGAGATAAAATCTTAAAAAAATATCGGCAGCGGATGTTAATATTAAATGGAATGAGAAGCAAAAATAAGGAAGCTATTGAATCCCCCTTAACTTCTACTGAAAAAATTACTTCTAATATTATCAACTATACATTTTGGTCCCTTATAACGATAGGTTTAATACTAGGCATTTTAAATATGATGCAAATAGATATCAATGAATTATTCATACCGAATCTTGGTTTAGTAATTGGTGTAACAGGAACTGCCCTTTCAGTATTTATAGTTATTAAAGGTAAAAGATTTTTAAGGGATGATACTTTAGAATCAGAAATGGATAAAATTCAATCATTAAAACAAACCTTTACTCAAAATGCTTTAGAGACCGCCTTTGTTATTATGTGGGTACTTTTTGGATATTTAGCATATGATTTTCTAACTTTTGGTGTAGGGGGGGAGACTATCTAG
- a CDS encoding putative manganese transporter — MENWLLATGILAIIIGVTVGIIPGCGPQIIFVTLYINGLVPFSALLANAISQDGDALFPLIAIDRRSALWATVINKLPALLFALIFYWFEVKYNLFRFL, encoded by the coding sequence ATTGAAAATTGGTTATTGGCTACTGGTATTTTAGCGATAATAATTGGTGTAACTGTTGGGATAATTCCAGGATGTGGACCGCAGATCATTTTTGTAACCCTCTATATCAACGGATTAGTGCCTTTTTCCGCACTCCTTGCTAATGCCATTTCCCAAGATGGTGATGCCCTTTTCCCTCTCATTGCCATTGATCGCCGTAGTGCCCTTTGGGCAACGGTTATCAATAAACTACCAGCCCTCCTTTTCGCCTTGATCTTTTACTGGTTTGAAGTAAAGTATAATCTGTTTAGGTTTTTGTAA
- a CDS encoding putative bifunctional diguanylate cyclase/phosphodiesterase — protein sequence MKLLKRVKQWDSIYKNIALRITFIYAVISIIWILLSDKILYRIVNDLTVYRLLQNYKGIFFVIITAVFLYFLITKQFKFVVDSSKKMEVSFEELRKTHKELATIKEKLDVLAYTDLVTGLPNKTFIEQEVNMNIKLGQCNNFALVYIDVDNFKNINDTLGHSAGDQLLRNIAKRLREQITYPHLVGRLGGDEFVLVIYDDGNNGGVLNHIKEIIEKLKIPWVYNGKEYFISISAGIALYPQHGTTFEILYKNADSSMYMAKEQGRNKIFIYSNAMQEKRVATMELANQLHNAINKGELTLHYQPIIDLKTEKITGLEALIRWQHPEKDLISPMEFIPIAENTGLIHQINLWVLKTACLQKKIWDKVCNCSLKISVNFSCKSFEYPDLAEQIKNIIEETGINPTDVQLEITETTFLDNLQLGIEILKKLQKMGITIALDDFGTGYSSLTYLINLPIDAVKLDRDFINKIGHRKENEIIVKAIIELAKALNIQVVAEGIENREQLSFLKNIGCHQGQGYHFSKPYPPYVIEEQIKILSS from the coding sequence ATGAAATTACTAAAAAGGGTTAAACAATGGGACAGTATTTATAAAAATATAGCATTAAGAATAACATTTATTTATGCCGTTATTTCTATAATATGGATTCTTTTGTCAGATAAAATTTTATACCGGATAGTCAATGATTTAACGGTATATAGGCTTTTACAAAACTATAAAGGCATTTTTTTTGTTATTATCACAGCAGTTTTTTTATACTTTTTAATTACAAAACAGTTTAAATTTGTAGTCGATAGTTCTAAAAAAATGGAAGTTTCCTTTGAAGAATTAAGGAAAACCCATAAAGAGTTAGCTACTATCAAAGAAAAGTTAGATGTTTTGGCATATACCGACTTAGTGACAGGATTACCCAATAAAACCTTTATAGAACAAGAAGTAAATATGAATATTAAGTTAGGTCAATGTAATAATTTTGCCCTTGTTTATATTGATGTTGATAATTTTAAAAATATCAATGATACCTTAGGCCATAGTGCAGGAGATCAACTTTTGAGAAACATTGCTAAAAGGTTAAGGGAACAGATAACCTACCCACATCTAGTAGGTAGATTAGGTGGGGATGAATTTGTATTAGTAATCTATGATGATGGCAACAATGGAGGGGTATTAAATCATATAAAGGAAATAATTGAAAAACTAAAGATACCTTGGGTTTATAATGGTAAGGAATACTTTATTTCTATTAGTGCAGGAATTGCCCTTTATCCACAACATGGAACAACCTTTGAAATCCTCTATAAAAATGCCGATTCTTCAATGTATATGGCTAAAGAACAAGGTAGAAACAAGATATTTATCTATTCAAATGCAATGCAAGAAAAACGGGTAGCAACTATGGAGTTAGCTAATCAACTGCATAATGCCATAAATAAAGGGGAGTTAACCCTCCACTATCAACCAATTATAGATTTAAAAACTGAAAAAATTACAGGACTAGAGGCTTTAATTCGTTGGCAACATCCTGAAAAAGATCTTATTTCACCAATGGAATTCATTCCCATTGCGGAAAATACCGGGTTAATCCATCAAATAAATCTTTGGGTCCTTAAAACCGCTTGTTTACAAAAGAAGATATGGGATAAAGTATGTAATTGTTCTTTAAAAATTTCCGTTAATTTTTCCTGTAAATCCTTCGAATACCCAGACCTTGCAGAACAAATTAAAAACATTATAGAGGAAACTGGAATAAATCCCACTGATGTACAATTAGAAATTACAGAGACTACTTTTTTGGATAATTTACAGCTAGGGATAGAGATTTTGAAAAAACTACAAAAAATGGGTATAACCATTGCCTTAGATGACTTTGGAACGGGATATTCTTCATTGACTTATTTAATAAACTTACCTATAGATGCGGTAAAATTGGATAGGGATTTTATCAACAAAATTGGGCATAGAAAAGAAAATGAGATAATTGTCAAAGCTATTATTGAATTAGCTAAAGCTTTAAATATTCAAGTAGTGGCAGAAGGGATAGAAAATAGAGAACAGCTAAGCTTTTTAAAAAATATAGGTTGCCACCAAGGGCAAGGTTATCATTTTAGTAAACCTTATCCCCCTTACGTTATAGAAGAACAGATCAAAATATTAAGTTCATAA
- a CDS encoding TVP38/TMEM64 family protein, translating into MKKYNLLRLIILVLGLLIIFFTWRDLGEINVKDIISGSENVYKRIVIALSLYAIKSVLFFIPIPVLYISVGMFFPLYIAIIVNLLGVTLEITLTFFYGRFLGKDFVEKVTDKSAKLRKGIELNQQNDFIITFFLRMIPFGIELVSLVLGASGNYYHRYIIASLMGITPKLIVFSVIGNAITNSLNIGSILLFTIAILIWGIFVHELKKRDYVTFSNL; encoded by the coding sequence ATGAAAAAATACAATTTACTTCGTCTAATAATTTTAGTTTTAGGATTATTAATTATTTTTTTTACTTGGCGGGATCTAGGGGAGATAAATGTCAAAGATATTATCAGTGGTTCAGAAAATGTTTATAAAAGGATAGTTATAGCCTTATCTTTATATGCAATAAAATCTGTCCTTTTTTTTATACCTATTCCTGTACTGTATATTTCAGTAGGGATGTTTTTTCCGCTATATATAGCCATAATTGTTAATTTATTAGGTGTAACTTTAGAAATAACTTTGACATTTTTTTATGGTAGATTTTTAGGTAAAGACTTTGTAGAAAAAGTTACAGATAAAAGTGCCAAATTAAGAAAAGGGATAGAACTGAATCAACAAAATGATTTTATAATAACTTTCTTTTTAAGGATGATCCCCTTTGGTATAGAATTAGTAAGTCTAGTATTAGGAGCAAGTGGCAATTACTATCATCGATATATTATAGCATCACTTATGGGGATTACTCCAAAACTCATTGTTTTTTCAGTAATAGGAAATGCCATTACTAATTCTCTAAATATTGGTTCTATCCTTTTATTTACCATTGCTATATTAATTTGGGGGATCTTTGTCCATGAATTGAAAAAAAGGGACTATGTTACCTTCTCCAATCTCTAA
- a CDS encoding glycoside hydrolase family 32 protein yields the protein MKSYRQTFHISPPYGFMNDPNGLSYFKGRYHVFYQWNKKFPHGKEVHWGHFSSQDLVTWQHHPSVLAPVDYYDKNGCYSGSAIEYGGKLLAFYTGNVKNTKGERETYQCLAISEDGDNFIKYGKNPLINNFPSGYTPHFRDPKVWQKDGIWYMVIGAQREDLTGTAVLYKGEDPFNWSLVGEISKEKLGYMWECPDLFPLEDKDILVFCPQGLEPQGDLYNNRYQCGYMVGKLDYKRGKFAGSPFVELDRGFEFYAPQTFLTPDGRRILWAWMGMPEEGDQPTLAENWIHCLTIPRELYLKGEKLCQKPIPELENLRFAPHYLPKFTIEDTFRFIKEFAGERVEINLEIANIDAQEYGLYFRCDREQSQYTKLKVDGKTSKVTLDRDRSGLWTKGQRTVALNSVENLKIRVFIDTSSIEIFLNEGEETFTARIFPDDKSVNFGIYSIGGKVEVLKAEKWDLKAGIIF from the coding sequence ATGAAAAGTTACAGGCAGACCTTTCATATATCGCCACCCTATGGATTTATGAATGATCCCAATGGACTGTCTTATTTTAAAGGAAGGTATCATGTCTTTTACCAATGGAATAAAAAGTTCCCCCATGGCAAAGAAGTCCATTGGGGGCACTTTTCCAGTCAAGATTTAGTAACTTGGCAGCATCATCCTTCCGTTTTAGCACCCGTTGATTATTATGACAAAAATGGCTGCTACTCAGGTTCTGCTATTGAGTATGGAGGCAAACTTTTGGCCTTTTATACGGGAAATGTCAAAAACACTAAAGGAGAAAGGGAAACATATCAATGTTTAGCCATATCAGAAGATGGGGATAACTTTATCAAGTACGGTAAAAATCCACTGATCAACAACTTCCCTTCAGGATATACCCCCCATTTTCGAGATCCGAAAGTATGGCAAAAAGACGGTATATGGTATATGGTTATTGGGGCCCAAAGGGAAGATTTAACGGGTACAGCAGTACTTTATAAAGGTGAAGATCCCTTTAATTGGAGTTTAGTAGGGGAAATATCTAAAGAAAAGTTAGGCTATATGTGGGAGTGTCCCGATTTATTCCCTTTAGAAGATAAAGACATCTTGGTTTTTTGTCCACAAGGATTAGAGCCTCAAGGTGATTTATATAACAACCGTTATCAATGTGGTTATATGGTTGGAAAACTAGATTACAAAAGGGGAAAATTTGCTGGCTCACCCTTTGTAGAACTAGATAGGGGCTTTGAATTTTACGCACCCCAGACCTTTTTAACACCCGATGGTAGAAGGATTTTATGGGCTTGGATGGGTATGCCAGAAGAAGGGGATCAGCCTACCTTGGCTGAAAACTGGATCCATTGTTTAACTATTCCTAGGGAATTGTATTTAAAAGGAGAAAAACTTTGTCAAAAGCCGATACCGGAATTAGAGAATTTAAGGTTTGCTCCCCATTATCTTCCTAAATTTACTATTGAAGATACATTCCGGTTTATTAAAGAATTTGCTGGGGAAAGGGTAGAAATAAATTTAGAAATAGCTAACATTGATGCCCAGGAATACGGCCTATATTTCCGATGTGACAGAGAGCAGAGTCAGTATACAAAGCTAAAGGTAGATGGAAAAACCAGTAAAGTAACTTTAGATCGGGATAGAAGTGGACTGTGGACAAAGGGTCAAAGGACAGTAGCTTTAAATAGTGTAGAAAATCTTAAAATAAGGGTTTTTATTGATACTTCATCCATAGAGATATTTCTCAATGAAGGGGAAGAGACCTTTACAGCCAGGATCTTTCCCGATGATAAAAGTGTAAACTTTGGTATTTACTCAATTGGTGGGAAAGTTGAAGTTTTAAAGGCTGAGAAATGGGATTTAAAAGCAGGAATAATTTTTTAA
- a CDS encoding sucrose-specific PTS transporter subunit IIBC, whose amino-acid sequence MNYHETAQKVLNLVGGKENIQSVTHCATRLRMVAKDDNKVQLKELEKLEMVEAAFINSGQLQLIIGQGKVNKVYKELIELSGLKETDLQDTKKAAMEKVDPFQRFARVLSNIFVPIIPAIVASGLLMGTLGMIRTFGWVSPDSSLVFLLDMFSNAAFVFLPILIAFSAAKEFGTNPFVAAALGGILIHPALQNAWTIGGGIEKTLDFFGINIALVGYQGTVLPILIAVWAMGYVERFFRKTVPNMLDIILTPFLTLLTTAFLSLIIIGPAGRIIGDLISQSLQGLYNLAGPIAGIVFGGLYSTIVITGIHHSFHAVEMGLLANPSIGVNFLLPIWAMANVAQGGAALAVYFKTQNPKIKQVAIPAATSCLLGITEAAIFGVNLRLKRPFIAAAIGGALGGGYVVLTNTAMTAVGLTGIPGTAIVLPEKMIHYIIGMAIAFFGAFIAVNLLGFQDEETAEGQKDSERNNNFKNVGEINEQEIIINSPIKGEMVNLNEVPDKTFAEGILGQGFAINPFDGKVYSPVDGKVMMAFETGHAVAINSSGAELLIHFGIDTVKLGGEGFKLLVNNGDEVKVGTPLLEVDLDKIKDKVPSVITPVVITNSGDFIIEKIYTESTLVEPGKPILKLVRKGS is encoded by the coding sequence ATGAATTATCACGAGACTGCTCAAAAGGTTTTAAACCTCGTAGGTGGGAAAGAAAACATTCAAAGTGTAACCCACTGTGCTACCCGTTTGAGAATGGTAGCAAAAGATGACAACAAAGTACAACTAAAGGAATTAGAAAAGTTAGAGATGGTGGAAGCTGCCTTTATTAACTCTGGTCAATTGCAATTAATTATCGGTCAAGGGAAAGTCAATAAAGTCTATAAAGAGTTAATTGAACTTTCCGGCCTTAAGGAAACTGATTTACAAGATACAAAAAAGGCAGCGATGGAAAAGGTAGATCCCTTTCAAAGGTTCGCTAGGGTACTATCTAATATCTTCGTTCCTATAATCCCGGCCATAGTAGCCAGCGGTTTACTAATGGGTACTTTAGGGATGATTCGAACCTTTGGTTGGGTATCTCCGGATAGTAGTTTAGTTTTCTTGCTAGACATGTTTTCTAATGCAGCCTTTGTCTTTTTGCCTATTTTAATCGCCTTTAGTGCTGCCAAGGAATTTGGTACTAATCCTTTTGTTGCCGCAGCATTAGGTGGAATTTTAATTCACCCTGCACTACAAAACGCTTGGACAATCGGTGGTGGAATTGAAAAAACATTGGACTTCTTTGGTATAAACATAGCCTTGGTTGGTTACCAAGGAACAGTTCTTCCTATCCTAATTGCCGTTTGGGCGATGGGCTATGTGGAAAGATTCTTTAGAAAAACTGTTCCTAATATGTTAGATATTATTTTAACACCTTTTTTAACACTATTAACTACAGCGTTTTTATCTTTAATAATTATCGGGCCAGCCGGTAGAATTATCGGTGACCTAATTTCCCAAAGCTTACAAGGATTATACAACCTAGCTGGGCCAATTGCCGGTATTGTATTTGGTGGTTTATATTCAACAATAGTTATTACAGGTATTCACCACAGTTTCCATGCAGTGGAAATGGGTCTATTAGCTAATCCATCTATCGGAGTAAACTTCCTATTGCCAATTTGGGCTATGGCCAATGTAGCTCAAGGGGGGGCAGCTTTAGCCGTTTATTTTAAAACTCAAAACCCTAAAATTAAACAAGTAGCTATCCCGGCGGCAACTTCTTGTTTGTTAGGTATAACAGAAGCGGCGATTTTCGGTGTTAATTTAAGGCTAAAAAGACCTTTTATAGCAGCTGCTATTGGAGGAGCATTAGGTGGAGGATATGTAGTTTTAACTAATACTGCAATGACTGCAGTAGGCCTTACTGGTATTCCAGGGACAGCTATAGTTTTACCAGAAAAGATGATCCACTATATTATTGGAATGGCCATCGCCTTTTTTGGTGCCTTTATTGCTGTAAACCTTTTAGGTTTTCAAGATGAAGAAACTGCTGAAGGACAAAAAGATAGTGAAAGGAATAATAATTTTAAAAATGTTGGCGAGATTAATGAACAAGAAATAATCATCAATTCTCCCATTAAAGGGGAAATGGTAAATTTAAATGAAGTCCCCGACAAAACCTTTGCTGAAGGGATTTTAGGCCAAGGTTTTGCCATCAACCCCTTTGATGGAAAAGTATATTCACCGGTAGATGGAAAGGTTATGATGGCCTTTGAAACTGGCCACGCTGTAGCTATTAACTCCTCTGGTGCTGAGCTTTTGATCCACTTTGGTATTGACACTGTTAAACTCGGTGGTGAGGGATTTAAACTTTTGGTAAATAACGGTGATGAAGTAAAGGTAGGGACACCCTTACTAGAAGTAGATTTAGATAAAATTAAAGATAAAGTTCCTTCTGTAATTACACCAGTTGTAATAACAAATAGCGGTGACTTTATTATAGAAAAAATTTATACTGAATCTACATTAGTAGAACCGGGCAAGCCAATATTAAAATTAGTTAGGAAGGGTAGTTAA
- the licT gene encoding BglG family transcription antiterminator LicT, with product MRILKVLNNNVIISTSEETGKEVVVMGKGLAFGKSRGDLVEKEKIEKIFTLKDQTEKGKFQQMIENIPQEILEVSESIISYSEKILGKELENNIHLALADHLAFAIQRFKNGYEIKNHLLWEIKKLYRKEFEIGLWAIKEIENKLAVKMPEDEAGFIALHLINATMGESMTNTMDITTMVQDILNLIKYSLKVEFNTQSLYYDRLITHLRFFAQRVISKKNSHLTETPFYNMMEENYPQAFSCALKIKEYVGKNYHYQLGKDEIVYLCLHLQRVIDESKVNK from the coding sequence ATGAGGATTTTAAAAGTATTAAACAATAACGTCATAATATCCACATCAGAGGAAACAGGAAAAGAAGTTGTCGTAATGGGAAAAGGTCTAGCTTTCGGCAAAAGCCGGGGTGACCTAGTTGAAAAAGAAAAAATCGAGAAAATCTTTACTTTAAAGGATCAAACAGAAAAGGGTAAATTTCAACAAATGATAGAAAACATACCTCAAGAGATTTTGGAGGTATCTGAAAGTATTATTTCCTACAGTGAAAAAATTTTAGGGAAAGAACTAGAAAACAATATCCATTTAGCTTTAGCGGATCACCTTGCCTTTGCAATTCAGCGGTTTAAAAATGGATATGAAATTAAAAATCACCTCCTTTGGGAGATTAAAAAACTTTATAGAAAAGAATTTGAAATTGGTTTATGGGCAATTAAAGAAATAGAAAACAAATTAGCAGTTAAAATGCCAGAAGATGAGGCAGGTTTTATCGCCCTTCACTTGATCAATGCTACTATGGGCGAAAGTATGACTAATACTATGGATATAACGACAATGGTCCAAGATATACTAAACCTCATCAAGTATTCTTTAAAAGTTGAATTTAACACCCAATCCCTGTACTATGATAGGTTAATTACCCATCTTAGGTTTTTTGCCCAAAGGGTTATAAGTAAAAAAAATTCACATTTAACAGAAACACCATTTTATAATATGATGGAAGAAAATTATCCCCAAGCCTTTTCCTGTGCATTAAAAATCAAAGAATATGTAGGAAAGAATTATCATTATCAATTGGGGAAAGATGAAATAGTTTATTTGTGTTTACATTTACAAAGGGTTATAGATGAATCAAAAGTTAATAAATGA